CGGTCAGGCCGGTGTCAACCTTGCGCTCGGCGAGCCGGGCGGGTTCTCCGTGAGCGACGTCGGCGCCGCGTGCGCGTCGAGCTGGTCGAGCGCGGCGTGCTGGGGAACCGGGGCCCGGCCGAAGGTGGTCTACGCGAAGGGGAGCGCCGATGCCGGGGCGGCGGTGTCGAGGCTCGAGATCTCGGGAAATATGGAGGCTCACGGGATCCTGATCGTGGAGGATGCCGAGGTCAGGATCACGGGGAACTTCCGCTGGCACGGGCTCATCGTCCTGACGGGTGGCCGTGTGGCGCTCGAGTTCGCCGGCGGGGGAGACCAGACTGTCTACGGCGCGGTGCTCTTCGACGCCACGCCCGCCGGCACCGGTTCCGGGGCGCGCTTCCTCACCGGAGCCGCGAAGGTCCGCTACAGCTGCGAGGGGCTCGACGAGGCCAGGCGCGCGCGAAAACTCATGACGCTTCGGAGCTGGCGCGAGGTCGCCCAGTGAGCAACTCGGAGGGGGCCTCGGCGGCCCCCTCCGATACCTCCCCCCCTGGATTGCGCGGGCAAAGCCCGCGCTCGAGCCGTGGCGATGGGGGTTAGGCGGCCGGTGCGCGAACGGCGGGCTGTTCGAGCCGAGGCACGTCGGCCATGCCGTGAGGCAGGCCCGTGACGAGGCGAGGCCCGAGTAAGTCGTTCGAGCCGAGGCACGTCGGCCATGCCGTGAGGCAGGCCCGTGACGAGGCGAGGACAGCCACGAGGCGAGGCCCGAATGGCTGTTCGAGCCGAGGGGCTTCGGACGAGCCGCAGGCGTGGCAGTTCGAGCTGTGGCGCTTTGGCGCTGGCAGCTTCATCGCCTGCGCCAGCGGCGAGGGGAGACCCGAGTAAGTGACCGCCGCGAGGCGAGACCCGAGCTGGTACAATAGCGTCGAGCCATGCGCCGGGTGTATGTCCCTTCTGCGCTCGCGGTTCTCCTGCTGGGTCTTGCCGTCGCCTGCCAGACCGTCCCCATCACGGGCCGCTCCCAGCTCATGCTCCTTCCCGAGCCCGAGGAGGTCCGGATGGGGCTGCAGGCCTATCAGGAGATCCTGAAGAAGTCGAAGATCTCCCACGACCCGCAGCTCAACGATCTGGTCACGCGGGTCGGCACGCGCATCGCGCAGGCGACCGGCCGCATGGACTACCGGTGGGAGTTCAGGGTCATCGAGGAGGCGAAGCAGGTGAATGCGTTCGCCCTTCCCGGCGGCAAGGTCGCGGTCTACACCGGGATCCTGCCCGTCACCAAGGATGACGCGGGGCTCGCCACCGTGCTGGGTCACGAGGTGGCCCACGCCGTCGCGCGCCACGGCGGAGAGCGCGTGAGCCAGGGGCTCCTGGTACAGGTGGGGCTGGCCACGGCCCAGGCCGCCATGGCGAAGGGGGACCCGCGGACGGTTCAGCTCGCGACCGGGCTCCTCGGCGCCGGCGCTGCTGTCGGGGTGGTCCTTCCGTTCAGCCGCGCCCAGGAATCGGAGGCCGACCATCTGGGGCTGATCTACATGGCGAAGGCCGGCTACAACCCGCGCGAGGCGATCCCGTTCTGGCAACGGATGGAGCAGGCGGCCAGGGG
The sequence above is a segment of the Candidatus Rokuibacteriota bacterium genome. Coding sequences within it:
- a CDS encoding M48 family metallopeptidase, which encodes MRRVYVPSALAVLLLGLAVACQTVPITGRSQLMLLPEPEEVRMGLQAYQEILKKSKISHDPQLNDLVTRVGTRIAQATGRMDYRWEFRVIEEAKQVNAFALPGGKVAVYTGILPVTKDDAGLATVLGHEVAHAVARHGGERVSQGLLVQVGLATAQAAMAKGDPRTVQLATGLLGAGAAVGVVLPFSRAQESEADHLGLIYMAKAGYNPREAIPFWQRMEQAARGRPTPPEFLSTHPSHGTRIRQIEQWIPEALQHYAPR